From Hylaeus volcanicus isolate JK05 chromosome 2, UHH_iyHylVolc1.0_haploid, whole genome shotgun sequence, the proteins below share one genomic window:
- the LOC128872264 gene encoding uncharacterized protein LOC128872264 isoform X6, whose translation MASDNEASCASDPNFAVICSFLECFGKSCGIVYPDIAGLQEMLENTQDVPQQLIDLHIKLLRKTRKTVSPEKWERALVKFCHTYSNQDGWELERFGYKKARIAVKLRLLKVLLETQFDLNQKFKNEVNKVAANELRVEPLGRDKSGLAYWCQLDEECNIRVYREDVDEENWELVAKDREGVVNLISTLSNGEVGPIPINEDSNSLEISEKPIIDTGQITTSPSLEDEALQENGIRIEVSSVKKMEKMKSEDFELEIERHQGSSNEADDDAEEGLEIEDELSNDESSKQNTEEDDSQETIKMEAIESNRVQMPLLVSVSSLKLVNGKVDTLSEKKSVSPQKKEMNTIEETTVTSVASNSKPIETFKSEEHTIVSSSKVNAEELVPLKSIETPVITSPLKLANLSETIQVHEGKETVGIALNATKKSEDSVEQVMKPFDKLPNKNNLPFPSADIPTTHCKLSVKPIDQLAANLVRIQSEKLDKPNTMKSLEKIAENLARSGSIVGNIVNGDDDRLPQDFYARSQTEKTNRGHRGMDLSTSPRGWEGSNEQNKPMDFSGIDLSSRKLNKSIDLPSPGYRTQDFQHREMDLSTKKLNKPEVTNLPYDARAVMMRNHAMVADLSKRQMSFPTYDMSSAPYHNTTRISSKEDHRLPNYTILPDPSKITALRMNTTSVKRPLEGDDMQQDMLKRIRADVIPIRGTMDKRPIIGTNWRDEVGEAIEEPMMMVQGEGSGSDCDAVNPGLGEAVEEPIIFFYGEGSGEECQAGNPNDDTSADNKESNESKNEADSATSSLSLNSTEDSLVNEVSTGSLVANKSNIKLNRNFPQSSDNVKSNCQIVGSTQEKPKFKPTLGIQIIPKNTSSSMKRLSRWDVGKPGEKTECDSSIISNERDISSKKNESECKNFTRRSQDVKVDGNSVNTEDITFQERNVELGSPQKKGTGESSDEQKQSLTVQVSVQCDSSISLCQADTSEALDTCTEATATTRSINEKNIVQNICDSESIVSREKDSLEKIDNECKPVASSPPRFFFGPNCVSYTSKSEVSESQSDQIVSTTIQSKSETLQYECVSSSKPMEDIVSSYKSDDYDVTQTNNNSLKIKSYTPNSDNSHCENDNKSKTENVEGPTTNAWEQTVSSRYSVEEQQCAIPMAEANLSRSESKLNIEENLKSCSTVTTQDPTSSSENTTNECSKPEETEASDAISQPHSTNDLSKDASDAELENVIAAPTVTQCKILDEQLQNEKSDLENDPVNPTETPISCSEDKAECKSSDVCAILKNDETDSVSINNSCTSSFTQSPQLKTEYENNLSESNYPSRPECSTYQEVDSSAEKEMEHVSEKEFDSPAETCSKHSEKNDNFSEFDSQEERSIDTDNENMKNQVGSDADSMCVNYDKNSERIDALTDVGTQDEVSEDSEEMREKTLDDSVIKNSVPDINTELDFADSSTVTSSESIEQYNKDPLVPTISSSDDACIRDTSFHESVKVQLDSEKSPFKNECPMYNVLPEIVPDTNNFKPSKSDTVETTKEINLSNLAQTANEFEDVASEDRSSCADQESNKNMVINNISLESAKLHKHKTSSHESLSHDEDDHDTSLELRSSPSEGNEINSFDVPQTEKTENIANIELNSTDTTMKPTIPEIDDTDRCKDVTDHVEENQEQDLTNNIEDANDSQEENITDKAETEEPKVNRLSPSFRNPQESVNEIKQSLVPNYDSSDSNDGSDDVFEPVETESSRPRNKNTSNLEGTVIINKQTEKDDVEEPTMQSETLSNEIQNTLTNEQQSELSVESNIGKVTNKDAEYRENELTIEETAGQEHNCNIVQRDSNDKSIVSINENKSINSPEDNNIKELTVPSETGPGDAYNSLNKESIDSSLDKANNSIDTENTEEGIKWPGSATEKMESLVSERKDDSKPVGIEHKIRILMQTKEGIEPNDVNNQITRVNLKEQHLKSAEEKLVINLDNDVTCIEPEKMKHVTEELSIVEPYKKLKELSEFSDKQTKFDVSLHKESHLNKELPEVDASIHSVNVLPLKYDNISSGTDKSEICKNNISTISEDFKPMDNLQFVNFMTEKSENLGIRENHEKRNESLHVMNKVTESLPENIVPSVNDSTVIFNAQDIASESAIAKNDNKKEASKRLSDVSDIQDVPPLKSKPPYTESNEQVLDRLTSSEVQLDTNLDSCKQAEVPVNEAEVSGGTMSDTGVTALRKDDPSTVVNVADNASNQVQQKSSVVDSKQKVRRSEIQSIEIKEISLSSDDSMGADNENLFDTAPEEVDPLACTDEDTLRKLGDNEQNEVPAPKMGLRVKPVSELIYDGWKLDSMESPKVSRKRRNSSHESNSEDVRTKQEDESMMGGKRIRLRGKRIPDKQLRKSIEESRVVTISSEDEVVKCSPVKFEGQKIQNVSDDQGTPHSVMFERKTRGRPRGRRRRGYRGNARSTRPKHLQYGSNQVSEVSPEVHLERTLSNNDANLNITPISQKRRKKRKMVLGLEVGRDIAEVHSGLTQDETPVRQSRRIAQLKIKEEADKRRIEDEILVDSKDKKDSTEKKKRKKQKPESEEEVVIKEIETDKKSKRKRRRRKKKKMLAKFNEAHPWRSSSGSSSDEENEVEEEEDEEEEIESEGSLLFKSDHEFSPESDLEKDQESEPLRRARTAQKAQSDVEEADDEYACQKCDKADHPEWILLCDSCDKGWHCSCLRPALMLIPEGDWFCPPCQHNLLVTKLQESLRSYDQLAKRHENEVLRKKRLAFVGISLDNVLHKNESQRQKGSKASSQESESSSASSSSSSSSETSSSEESEPVYQLRERRSANKYKFNDYDAMINAAIQDEVEAIQGAGNQGRGKDIATIVNAKKEEAELQFKSELLSAEETQENKDNMDKKSEKDSDEEYKIEGEDVIDDNDDHKQVVKKFLSRKKPRKLNSLDISSEDDPESDEDFKGTSSEDEEDFDDHVTSSDESTFADTKRRGKRGDSRSVRRSTRARTMRYEEDFIDDDSEESDRPKRKKSRSAWDSDNEDSDNSWRQKKKKSKTLSTSRHKTLPKTKSKKKKKRKRIIESDNQSENDESIEGLRIEAQCEAQRQLEVEEPTIPEAVDIKLENATEGNDNIVAHEAKDTRLEGIKSELPQVSIVPLVDELGQQKKKKENITKPKKTTTIRRKIIYGGLPDENKPEEEEILGRRTRGRKINYQEEIATDSEEELKKALRRTGESEDEFIVNEGEDVIEDIDKGDIYNPKKDGHKSKNKSPKSRKPKKSKSPGVKRKMMVP comes from the exons TTGCAGCTAACGAATTACGCGTGGAACCATTGGGGAGAGATAAATCTGGATTGGCATATTGGTGTCAACTTGACGAAGAGTGCAATATAAGGGTTTATAGAGAAGATGTAGACGAAGAGAATTGGGAACTTGTAGCTAA GGATCGAGAAGGCGTCGTTAATCTCATAAGCACTTTATCGAATGGAGAGGTTGGACCTATTCCGATCAACGAAGATAGTAATAGTTTAGAAATTTCCGAAAAACCTATTATCGATACGGGACAAATTACGACATCGCCGAGTCTGGAGGATGAGGCTTTGCAAGAAAATGGTATTCGAATTGAAGTTTCAAGCGtcaagaaaatggaaaagatgAAAAGTGAAGACTTTGAGCTTGAGATCGAACGACACCAAGGTAGTAGTAACGAAGCTGACGACGATGCGGAAGAGGGATTGGAAATCGAGGATGAATTATCGAACGATGAAAGTTCTAAACAAAATACCGAAGAGGACGATTCTCAGGAAACTATAAAAATGGAAGCTATAGAGTCAAATCGCGTTCAGATGCCCCTCTTAGTATCGGTATCATCTTTAAAACTTGTAAATGGCAAAGTTGATACATtgtcagaaaaaaaatcagtttcgcctcaaaagaaagaaatgaacaCGATCGAAGAAACAACAGTTACTTCCGTCGCGTCTAATTCTAAACCCATAGAAACATTTAAATCCGAAGAACATACAATAGTGAGTAGTTCGAAAGTTAACGCGGAAGAGTTGGTGCCTCTTAAATCGATCGAAACACCTGTTATCACATCTCCTCTTAAGTTGGCAAATCTTTCTGAAACGATACAAGTACACGAAGGGAAGGAGACGGTTGGCATCGCTTTGAACGCAACAAAAAAATCAGAAGATTCGGTGGAACAAGTTATGAAACCATTCGACAAGTtacctaataaaaataatcttcctTTTCCATCCGCGGATATACCAACAACGCATTGTAAATTATCTGTCAAACCAATAGATCAATTGGCTGCGAATCTTGTGAGGATACAATCTGAAAAACTTGACAAACCGAACACAATGAAATCGTTAGAGAAAATAGCTGAAAATCTAGCAAGGTCGGGAAGTATCGTTGGAAATATAGTAAACGGAGACGATGATAGATTACCTCAAGACTTTTATGCGAGAAGTCAGACGGAAAAAACCAATAGAGGGCACAGAGGTATGGATTTATCTACATCGCCTAGAGGCTGGGAAGGCTCTAACGAACAAAATAAGCCGATGGATTTCTCCGGAATTGATTTATCTAgtcgaaaattgaataaaagtaTAGACTTACCCTCTCCTGGTTACAGAACGCAAGATTTTCAACATAGAGAAATGGATCTCAGTAcgaaaaagttaaataaaccGGAAGTGACAAACTTACCATACGACGCGCGGGCTGTGATGATGCGTAATCACGCAATGGTAGCAGACTTGAGTAAAAGACAAATGTCGTTTCCTACGTACGACATGTCGTCTGCTCCGTATCATAATACTACAAGGATATCTAGCAAAGAAGATCACAGATTACCAAATTATACGATACTTCCAGATCCAAGTAAGATAACAGCTTTAAGGATGAATACAACATCGGTAAAACGTCCGTTGGAAGGGGACGATATGCAACAAGACATGTTAAAGAGAATAAGAGCAGATGTAATACCAATTAGAGGGACTATGGATAAAAGACCAATAATTGGTACTAATTGGAGAGATGAAGTTGGCGAAGCCATAGAGGAACCAATGATGATGGTTCAAGGCGAAGGATCTGGTAGCGACTGCGATGCAGTGAATCCTGGACTTGGTGAAGCGGTTGAGGAAcctatcatttttttttacggggAAGGATCTGGCGAAGAATGCCAGGCGGGTAACCCGAACGATGATACGTCAGCTGACAATAAGGAAAGCAATGAATCAAAAAACGAAGCTGATTCTGCTACTTCATCTTTATCCCTGAACTCAACCGAAGACAGTCTTGTAAACGAGGTGTCTACTGGATCGCTAGTAGCGAATAAaagtaacataaaattaaacagaaatttccCTCAATCCAGCGATAACGTCAAGAGTAATTGTCAAATTGTAGGCTCGACGCAAGAAAAGCCCAAGTTCAAGCCAACTCTGGGTATTCAAATCATACCCAAAAATACTAGCAGTTCCATGAAGAGGCTATCAAGGTGGGATGTCGGAAAACCGGGAGAAAAAACAGAATGCGATAGTAGTATCATATCAAACGAAAGAGACATatcatcaaagaaaaatgaaagtgagTGTAAAAATTTCACTAGGAGAAGTCAGGACGTTAAAGTTGACGGAAATTCTGTAAATACCGAGGATATAACTTTTCAAGAGAGGAACGTCGAATTAGGAAGTCCACAAAAGAAGGGTACAGGCGAGTCTTCTGACGAACAGAAACAAAGTCTCACCGTTCAAGTCTCCGTGCAATGTGACTCTTCTATATCTTTATGTCAAGCGGATACGTCGGAAGCATTAGACACTTGTACAGAAGCCACGGCTACAACACGTTCGATAAACGAGAAAAACATTGTACAGAATATCTGTGATTCGGAAAGTATCGTTTCACGCGAGAAGGACAGTTTAGAAAAAATAGATAACGAATGTAAACCGGTAGCTTCTTCTCCGCcaagatttttttttggacCTAACTGTGTTTCGTATACCTCGAAATCGGAAGTATCTGAATCACAGTCCGATCAAATAGTTTCAACCACTATACAATCGAAATCAGAAACGTTGCAATACGAATGCGTTTCTTCTTCGAAACCAATGGAAGACATAGTTTCTTCCTATAAATCGGACGATTACGACGTAAcgcaaacaaataataattcattgaaaatcaAATCGTATACACCCAACTCCGATAATTCGCATTGCGAAAACGATAACAAAAGTAAAACAGAAAACGTTGAAGGACCAACCACCAACGCATGGGAACAAACAGTCTCGTCGAGATATTCCGTAGAAGAACAACAATGCGCGATACCAATGGCAGAAGCAAATTTGTCTCGCTCGGAATCGAAACTAaacatcgaagaaaatttaaaatcctGTAGTACTGTTACCACGCAAGATCCTACTTCTAGTAGCGAAAATACAACAAACGAATGTTCGAAACCTGAAGAAACAGAAGCGTCGGATGCGATTTCGCAACCTCACAGTACGAATGATTTAAGTAAAGACGCTTCGGATGCGGAACTAGAAAATGTAATTGCAGCACCTACCGTAACGCAATGCAAGATATTAGACGAACAATTACAAAACGAAAAGTCGGATCTAGAGAACGATCCCGTTAATCCCACAGAAACTCCAATTTCTTGTTCCGAAGACAAAGCCGAATGTAAATCATCCGATGTATGCGCAATACTTAAAAATGATGAAACGGATTCGGTATCGATTAATAATTCGTGTACGTCATCTTTTACTCAAAGTCCACAATTAAAAACGgaatacgaaaataatttatccgaATCAAATTATCCAAGCAGGCCCGAATGTTCCACTTATCAAGAGGTTGATAGTTCGGCAGAAAAAGAGATGGAACATGTCTCtgaaaaagaattcgattcACCTGCTGAGACTTGTAGTAAGCACAgtgaaaaaaatgacaatttttcCGAATTCGACAGCCAGGAGGAACGATCGATAGACACTgacaatgaaaatatgaaaaaccaGGTTGGTTCCGATGCGGATTCGATGTGCGTGAATTATGACAAAAATAGTGAAAGAATCGATGCGTTAACAGACGTTGGTACGCAAGACGAAGTTTCAGAGGATTCCGAAGAGATGAGAGAAAAGACACTGGATGACTCGGTTATTAAAAACTCTGTGCCTGATATTAATACTGAATTAGATTTCGCGGACAGTTCGACTGTTACTAGCTCAGAATCGATTgaacaatataataaagatCCGTTAGTTCCTACAATAAGTAGCTCAGATGATGCCTGCATTCGAGATACGTCGTTTCATGAAAGTGTTAAAGTGCAACTAGATTCTGAAAAGTCGccctttaaaaatgaatgtcCTATGTACAATGTATTACCAGAGATAGTACCTGacacaaataattttaaaccaTCTAAATCTGATACTGTTGAAACtacgaaagaaattaatttatctaacTTAGCTCAAACTGCAAATGAATTTGAGGATGTTGCATCGGAGGACCGAAGTTCCTGTGCTGACcaagaatcgaataaaaatatggttattaataatatttcattggaaTCTGCTAAATTACACAAACACAAAACATCTTCCCACGAATCTTTGTCGCACGATGAGGACGATCACGATACCTCGTTGGAGTTACGTTCATCCCCCTCtgaaggaaatgaaattaattcgtttgaTGTTCCTCAAACAGAAAAAACGGAAAACATTGCaaatatcgaattaaattctaccGATACTACGATGAAACCTACGATACCAGAAATTGACGATACGGATCGATGCAAAGATGTTACAGATCACGTTGAAGAAAACCAAGAGCAAGATTTGACGAATAACATAGAAGATGCAAACGATTcgcaagaagaaaatattaccgACAAAGCAGAAACGGAAGAACCGAAAGTGAATCGGTTAAGTCCAAGCTTTCGAAATCCTCAGGAATCcgtgaatgaaattaaacaatctTTAGTTCCCAATTACGACAGCAGCGATTCCAACGATGGTAGCGACGACGTTTTCGAACCTGTCGAAACGGAATCAAGCAGACCTAGAAATAAGAACACCAGTAATTTAGAAGgaactgtaattattaacaagCAGACCGAGAAAGATGATGTCGAAGAACCAACTATGCAGAGCGAAACACTGTCTAACGAAATACAAAACACGCTCACCAATGAGCAACAGTCGGAGTTATCGGTAGAAAGTAATATTGGAAAAGTAACAAACAAAGACGCTGAATAtagagaaaatgaattaaccaTCGAAGAAACAGCTGGACAAGAACATAATTGTAATATCGTTCAACGTGATTCGAACGACAAATCAATCGTatcgataaatgaaaacaaaagtaTCAATAGTCCAgaggataataatattaaagaattgaCTGTTCCTTCGGAAACTGGTCCTGGGGATGCGTATAATTCGCTAAATAAAGAATCCATAGACTCGTCATTGGACAAAGCAAACAATTCGATAGATACCGAGAACACCGAAGAGGGAATTAAATGGCCAGGTTCGGCTACAGAAAAAATGGAGAGCTTGGTTTCCGAACGAAAGGACGATTCGAAACCAGTAGGCATCGAGCATAAAATAAGAATCCTTATGCAAACTAAAGAAGGTATCGAGCCCAACGATGTAAACAATCAAATAACTCGcgtaaatttaaaagaacaacATTTAAAATCTGCAGAAGAAAAATTGGTGATCAATTTGGATAACGATGTTACGTGTATTGAACctgaaaaaatgaaacacgTTACAGAGGAACTTTCAATCGTGGAACCGTATAAAAAGTTGAAAGAACTTTCAGAATTCAGcgataaacaaacgaaattcgACGTGAGTTTGCACAAAGAAAGTCACCTAAATAAAGAATTGCCAGAAGTCGATGCATCCATTCACTCGGTGAACGTGTTACCACTGAAATACGACAATATATCCTCGGGTACAGATAAATCAGAAATAtgtaagaataatatttcaactaTATCGGAAGATTTCAAGCCCATGGACAATTTacaattcgtaaattttatgACTGAAAAATCCGAAAATTTGGGTATCAGAGAAAATCACGAAAAGCGTAACGAATCGCTTCACGTAATGAATAAGGTCACGGAATCCCTCCCCGAGAATATTGTCCCGAGTGTAAACGACAGTACAGTAATTTTCAATGCCCAAGATATAGCATCAGAGTCAGCTATCGCGaaaaacgataataaaaaggaAGCTAGTAAAAGATTAAGCGACGTGTCCGATATCCAAGATGTTCCTCCGTTAAAGTCTAAACCTCCTTATACGGAATCAAACGAACAAGTATTGGATCGTTTAACTAGTTCCGAAGTGCAATTGGATACAAATTTGGATAGTTGTAAACAGGCAGAGGTACCCGTAAATGAAGCTGAAGTAAGCGGTGGGACAATGTCCGATACAGGTGTAACAGCATTAAGGAAAGATGATCCGAGTACAGTTGTCAATGTAGCAGATAATGCATCGAACCAAGTTCAACAGAAGAGCAGCGTCGTCGATAGTAAACAGAAGGTACGGAGATCGGAAATTCAAAGTATCGAgatcaaagaaatttctttgtcATCGGATGACTCTATGGGAGCAGACAACGAAAATCTATTTGATACAGCTCCCGAAGAAGTTGATCCTTTGGCGTGCACCGACGAAGATACGTTAAGAAAGTTAGGCGATAACGAGCAAAATGAGGTACCCGCGCCAAAAATGGGCTTGCGAGTCAAGCCTGTATCCGAACTTATTTATGACGGATGGAAATTAGATTCTATGGAATCACCAAAAGTATCTCGGAAACGGCGTAACAGCTCTCACGAGTCTAACTCGGAAGACGTCCGGACTAAACAAGAAGATGAAAGTATGATGGGAGGCAAAAGAATAAGACTACGCGGAAAACGTATCCCTGATAAACAATTGCGAAAATCTATAGAGGAGAGTCGCGTTGTAACGATAAGTTCGGAGGACGAGGTCGTGAAATGTAGCCCTGTGAAATTTGAAGGACAGAAAATTCAGAATGTTAGCGATGACCAAGGCACTCCTCATTCGGTTATGTTCGAAAGGAAAACAAGAGGACGTCCTAGAGGAAGACGAAGGCGTGGTTACAGAGGAAACGCACGGTCGACACGACCAAAACACCTTCAATATGGGAGCAATCAAGTTTCGGAAGTATCGCCTGAGGTTCATCTTGAAAGAACTCTAAGTAATAATGACGCAAACTTGAATATAACACCGATTTCTCAGAAAAGGCGGAAGAAAA GAAAAATGGTTTTGGGCCTCGAGGTAGGCAGAGACATTGCCGAAGTGCATTCCGGATTAACGCAAGACGAAACTCCTGTCAGGCAGTCTAGAAGAATAgcgcaattaaaaattaaagaagaagcAGATAAACGGAGGATCGAGGACGAAATTTTAGTCGATTCGAAAGACAAGAAAGATTCCacggaaaagaagaaacgcaAGAAACAAAAA CCGGAAAGCGAAGAAGAAGtagtaataaaagaaatagaaacggACAAGAAATCTAAAAGGAAACGTCgaaggaggaaaaaaaagaagatgtTGGCTAAATTTAACGAAGCACATCCGTGGCGGAGTTCTTCGGGATCTAGTAgcgacgaagaaaatgaagttgaagaggaagaagacgaagaagaggaaataGAGAGCGAAGGATCCTTACTTTTTAAAAGTGACCATGAATTCTCGCCAGAAAGCGATCTTGAAAAGGATCAGGAATCTGAACCGTTAAGAAGAGCTAGAACTGCTCAGAAAG CTCAAAGCGATGTCGAAGAAGCGGATGATGAATATGCTTGCCAGAAATGTGATAAAGCAGATCATCCAGAATGGATACTTCTTTGCGATTCTTGTGATAAAGGCTGGCACTGCTCTTGCCTTAGACCTGCACTGATGCTCATACCCGAGGGTGATTGGTTCTGTCCTCCGTGTCAACAT AACTTACTCGTGACTAAATTACAAGAAAGCTTAAGATCGTACGATCAGTTAGCGAAAAGGCatgaaaatgaagttttaagaaaaaagagaTTAGCATTCGTTGGTATAAGTCTAGATAATGTTCTTCATAAAAACGAGTCGCAACGTCAGAAAGGATCGAAAGCGTCTAGTCAAGAATCTG AATCCTCctctgcttcttcttcttcttcttcaagtTCAGAAACTTCTAGCAGCGAGGAAAGCGAACCTGTATACCAGTTACGCGAAAGGCGATCtgcaaataaatacaagtttaACGACTATGACGCAATGATTAATGCTGCCATTCAGGACGAAGTAGAGGCTATTCAGGGAGCTGGAAATCAAGGAAGAGGAAAAGACATCGCAACTATAGTTAAcgcaaagaaagaagaagcaGAG ctTCAGTTTAAGAGTGAATTATTAAGCGCCGAGGAGACACAAGAGAACAAGGATAACATGGACAAGAAATCAGAAAAGGACAGTGACGAAGAATATAAGATCGAGGGAGAGGATGTTATCGATGACAATGATGATCATAAACAAGtcgtaaaaaaatttttgtccCGAAAAAAGCCCCGTAAATTAAATAGTCTTGATATAAGCAGCGAGGATGATCCAGAAAGCGACGAAGATTTCAAAGGCACCAGTTCGGAAGACGAGGAAGATTTTGATGATCATGTGACATCTTCCGATGAAAGCACTTTTGCTGACACAAAACGACGCGGTAAAAGAGGAGATTCGCGATCGGTACGAAGAAGTACCAGGGCCAGGACTATGCGTTACGAAGAAGACTTTA ttgACGACGATAGCGAGGAAAGCGATAGaccgaaaaggaaaaaatctCGATCTGCATGGGATTCAGATAATGAAGATAGTGATAATTCGTGGcgacagaaaaagaaaaa aAGTAAAACTCTATCAACATCCAGACATAAGACGTTACCGAAAACTaagagtaaaaagaaaaaaaagagaaaacgtaTCATTGAATCAGATAATCAAAGCGAAAACGACGAATCAATCGAAGGATTAAGAATTGAAGCGCAATGTGAAGCGCAACGGCAGTTAGAAGTAGAGGAACCCACAATACCTGAAGCCGTAGATATCAAACTTGAAAATGCAACCGAAGGTAACGACAACATCGTCGCTCACGAGGCGAAAGATACAAGATTAGAGGGAATAAAGTCTGAACTACCTCAAGTATCAATCGTTCCACTAGTAGACGAACTAGGAcagcaaaagaaaaagaaa gAGAACATAACGAAACCAAAGAAGACCACGACCATTCGGAGAAAA ATCATTTATGGTGGTCTTCCAGACGAAAACAAAccggaagaagaagaaatattaggtagacGAACTCGaggtagaaaaattaattatcaagaAGAAATCGCGACGGATAGCGAAGAG GAATTAAAGAAGGCATTGAGAAGAACTGGTGAAAGCGAAGATGAGTTTATCGTGAACGAAGGCGAAGATGTTATCGAGGATATTGACAAAG GTGACATTTACAATCCAAAAAAGGATGGTCacaaatcaaaaaataaatcaccAAAAAGTAGGAAACCGAAGAAAAGCAAAAGTCCAGGAGTTAAACGAAAAATG ATGGTTCCCTAA